ataaaatatctgTAATTTTCTCATCTATAGCAGGACAATAAGATACAAACTTCATTACTTTTAGCTTATAATACTAGCTTATAATATTTTACTACATAGAAGGCTGACAATTCTTCAACATTCTGGAAGACTCTCAAACCCAGCTAGATGTgggaggagctgtgggcctctcaCCTGAGATGGGTTCTGGACTTGACAACAGTGCCAGgcagaattctctctctccttgctgctCTATTAGCTTCATCAATCAGAGCCTCCGCAAACAGAtaaggaaaggaagcaggaaTAGTATCATGCATCTTAGATACAACCCACAGGACTTGCATCTTGGTGACTTCAGTACAGGCTCTGGGACCCCACCTGAACTCAAAGCATGGAGGGTCACTGCCAACAATTTGGCTGTATGAGAGGTAATTTTCCTGTACCAGATCTTTTGTTATGAACTTCCTAGGTTCCTCAAATATTGGATGATTCTGCCCAGGAAATACCCCCACAATTTTCAGGTATTCCCACACATCTTCCTCAGTGGCACTATTGCCAGTCGCGAAGATCATAGCCAGGAGGGTCATCAGGAGCCCTGTCTTGGGCAACCCAATTCTACTACTTAGTCTTCCCTCAGTGGAGAGACCCAACTTGCCCACAAGCATAAAGGACTGAGGACTGGAATCAACTTCTTTCAACTCCAGGCCAAAGACAATCTCCAGGTGCACAATGATTCTTCTCATGATCTCAGGGAAGTGTTCTTTGTGCTTCTTGTTAATCACCATCAACATATCTCCCCGTGTAAAGGACTCTTTGACCTTAAACTTCTGTAGTATAAACTGCATCAATAAACGTGCCTTCCTGAGAAGAGGATCTTTGCGTGCAGAGTGAAAGGTAGAGACTATAATGGAGTTGAATGAACGTCTCTCAGCACTTAGAACTAAAGAGTCAACATTTGTATCAGAAGTCTCACCACCTACAGCACCTGTCAACACTTCTGAATCATCGGAAACAGAAGCTCCATCCCCTTGAGTATCCTGGGGAATGTTGGTATCAGGGGAGCTGGGAAGATTCCCTTGATCAATAGAAGATGTTGCCTCCTCCTCTGCAGTGGGCTCAGGATCAGGCAGACTTTGACTCTTCTCCCGTATGTTTTGACGTTTAGCACGAGAGCGGCCCTTACTCTTGTGGCCCCTAGGCATAATGACTTGGTTCAAGCACAGCAGGGTAAGGATGTAGGCAGGAGGACTGGCAAAGCATAAATCTGAAGGGGCAAAATGACACTGTGTGAGCACCATGCCTTCACTACATTAGAGAGTACCTTTCCTTTAACAAGGTCCCCACTATGCTGCTTTCCTAAACAAGTTTCTGGGAACTCACCGTGCTCCTATTATCCTAGTCAATCTGTATCCTGAGAAATCTGTGGAGGAAATAAATTCTGGTTAGATGACTGCATGATGACCAGGTTTGAGACATCCTGGGGTAAGAGTATGAGCTAACATTGATCCTCATTTGCTAAAAGGGTTTTGGTACAGTCTGAATACCTACACATACATCCCCTTGCTGTTCTGTTAACACTGCAGTGCTTCCTAGTATCATACAGAAGAAAATTTAAGAAGACATGTCACCCCTACCACTCATTCAGGAGCAAACACAGATTACTCATGTAGGCAAAAAGGGAGATATTTGTGGATCCCTGCTGTTATCAGGAATATAGTTCCCACTGTGAGCAATATCCTCACTATGAGCCTACACCATCCCATAGTGACAGACTAtcctcaaaataaatatttcacttcCCTCTTTTCCCAATGACAAATATCAAGGACAACTCAATATTTAGGCTTGCCATTGAACATGATGAGTCCACCACAGAGGTGCACAGTTCTGCATGCAACCCTGCCCAACCCAGATTTAAATACCCCTTAATTTTCATGACTTTATTGTAATTAGGGTACAGCTTTCTCTTCTCTGGACTCTTCAGTTTTCCAGGTAGGATTTTATTCCT
The sequence above is a segment of the Chionomys nivalis chromosome X, mChiNiv1.1, whole genome shotgun sequence genome. Coding sequences within it:
- the LOC130868318 gene encoding melanoma-associated antigen B6B-like, whose protein sequence is MPRGHKSKGRSRAKRQNIREKSQSLPDPEPTAEEEATSSIDQGNLPSSPDTNIPQDTQGDGASVSDDSEVLTGAVGGETSDTNVDSLVLSAERRSFNSIIVSTFHSARKDPLLRKARLLMQFILQKFKVKESFTRGDMLMVINKKHKEHFPEIMRRIIVHLEIVFGLELKEVDSSPQSFMLVGKLGLSTEGRLSSRIGLPKTGLLMTLLAMIFATGNSATEEDVWEYLKIVGVFPGQNHPIFEEPRKFITKDLVQENYLSYSQIVGSDPPCFEFRWGPRACTEVTKMQVLWVVSKMHDTIPASFPYLFAEALIDEANRAARRERILPGTVVKSRTHLR